The genomic DNA aatcgcccaacatcagtgctcaacCTCAcaaatgttcttgtggctgaatggaagaatgTCCCCGCAGccatgttccaatatctagtagaaaagccttcccagaagagtgaagtggtggctgttatagcagcaaaggggagaccaactccatattaatgcccatgattttgcaatgatatgttcgacgagcaggtgttcacatacttttggtcatgtagtgtacatctATAAACATTCTCAGTCATACACATATGGAAGCTCACACACTCACCCTACATCACCAGACTCGTCTGTTCACCTGTCAGCATTACTTTGCCCTAGATATACAACATCTTGACATGTAGACTCAATACATACTGGTAATACAAAACTGCAGCTTTGCATCTTCACATTTAACAAAAAACTGAACTCGGCTCAGACGTGAAGTTCTTTGACTAGCAACATGTACCTCTGCTTGCTATACACAGGAAATGGAAAATAACCTACATTCCATTAGCGAAAAGCTACCCTCCCATTATCTACCTACATTTGTAAGAGAAATTCATTGCTACTTGTcattataaaataaaataaaaataaaaaatatacataGGGTAAATGAAAAAAATCTAACAAGTTCTGGATGTGAGAAAAACAAGTTTCTGGGTATGCGAGTGAGAAATAGGACAAATAGGAGAGAGTGTTGAAGGCCGTGATGGCGCTTTTCATTCTCTGGAGGTGGGAAAGCGCGACTGCATGCGCTCAGTGGGATGCGATGTGGGCTGGTCCTCAATCATCCTTACCGCGCTGAGACCGCAGGCTCTGCGTTTCTATGGAAAGAAGATACTGACCTCACTAAGTGACAGTGAAGGAATAAAAAAGCAGTTACCATTCCATTTCATTCATAATACAATTACATGATGTAGACAAAACATTTTGACAATATAACACTTTACACGATTGATACATCATATAATGAAGAATTCACCACACAATCTAACAGACAAAAACAGGATGGAGGCCTTCTATTTCAGTTGTAGTCACATCACAAGTCATTTAACAAAAATCCTCAAACAATATCATGATATGGAAAATGCATGGAATGACTAGTTGACTAGTTAGTCGACTCCTGTGAGAGCCATTTCATAAGCTGTGTTTCATAAACCAGCCTCAAGGGGGAGCTATAGCATACTCTACAAATAGCTTCACTGGCCTTCATTACTCACCACAAGGGAGAGTTAAGTCTACCTGCCTTGATAGGATTAATCCACAGACTACATGTGGCCTACACATATTAGAGCACACGCTACCTACTAATCACGTGTTTCCTCACTGGCATGGGCTTCAAAGTCAGGAATATCTTATTGTACGACATACAAAGAAAGACCGCCTATTTGTGTCTGCTGTGGATACATGCCCACAGGTCAGCTTCACTGAGAAAGCTGGGCATCTTAGATGGCATGAAACCATACAGCTAGTTATTAGCCAAAGTGGAAACTGTCTATTAAACAATGATTATGGACTAATTACAGTAGGCCTGCATTCAGCTGTGAAATGTCGATTCTATGAAATGATGATTCTGAACTTGTTGAATGTCTGATTCTAAACTTCCTGCTGTGCAGTCATACAATAGAGTAAAAAGGAATGAGAAGATGCAACTGCGTTCTGACAAGTTTTTAAATTAAAGTGTACCTGTTGGCTCATCTTCCATCTGTTCTTCTGCCTGGGAAAGCTCTTCTGTTGAAACGAAACAAGCCAAAGTTagaataaaaaatcaaataaaaatgctTCAACACACATGCTTTTTACTGGACATGCTTTCAGAGAACAGGGTCAATGACCACCATGAAAGCTTATGCAGGAGAACTGTTCATAGTAATAACATTGGACTGGAGTTAAAATAATCTTATCACCAACCCATCAACGCCTCCAGCTCATCTACTTCAGCTTCTTCCTCTgcaacagaaaaccagcagttgCAGTTAGTTAAaacggagagaggggaggcactGAAGAATGACATCTGAATATTCTTGCCCTCAACTGAGTGGAGGTATACGTACATAAAATCACCCGACACGTACCTGCATACTCTTCCCGAAGAGCTTCCTCCTGTTGAGTTTCTTCTGACTCAGCTTCTGATTCTGCTTCTTCTGTTTGTTCTGAATCATCTGCTGCTGTTTCTTCTACCAGGTCTTCTGTGGAGCAAAGGAACAAGTTGTATTAGAACACTGTTTTTCTAAAGACAATGAATGACAGCCTCACATTGAGAATTGACGAATTCATCCACAAAATGAGCAGAGAGACttaagtttcaagttttattagtccTATGTACGGGATACGCATGGTATACATTATCCAACGatatgcttacttgcaggttccttctccactatgcaaaaacaataagaaataatacaaaATGAGGTGACATGAGCAACACAAAAAGCAGATAGGAGAGACAGAAAAGTGAGTACCCTATCCACTACCCCAAGATTAGATGGGAAAGGGGCCACTGCCCGACCTCTACAAACATGTAGCTACTCTTATCAGAAAAGACAATGTGTGCATACACTTCTGCAATGCAGCACCTGGTGTTCAACTGTGCTCGTTTTAAACTGTGTGAAGACAAACACCTCATCAGCAAAAACCGAGGCCGTGAGAGGATTTTCTTTCAATAATTTCTGGACCCAGATTAAGCCTACCCCTGGATTAAGCCTACCCCTGGACTAAAAACCTTTTGTTCTGTTCCTGGATCATTTTTCCTTACCCTCTGTTGCTggcccctcctctgcctcttccgcCTCCTCCATGGCCTCCTCCTCAACTGGTGCAGCCTCTTCCTCAACAGCGACTTCCTCCTCAACTGATGCAGCAACTTCCTCCTCAGCGGCCTCCTCCTCAACAGCTTCTTCTGTGGGAGAATCCACTTCCTCAACCGGGGCAGCCTCTTCAGCAACTTCCTCCTCAACTGGTGCGGCTTCCTCCTCAATGGCGGCGACATCCTCCTCGACTTGGGCGGGTTCCTCTACCTTTTCAATGGGGGCAGCGTCTTCCTCCTCGACTTGGGCGACTTCCTCTACCTTTTCAATGGGggcgtcctcctcctcctcgactgGGGCGACCTCCTCCTCGACTGGgactgcctcctcctcctcgactGGGGCggcttcttcctcctcctcgacTGGGGCggcttcttcctcctcctcgacTGGGGcgacctcctcctcctcgactGGGGcggcctcctcctcctcgactGGGGcggcctcctcctcctcgactggggcggcctcctcctcctcctcgactggggcggcctcctcctcctcctcgactgGGGcggcctcttcctcctcctcgacTGGGGCggcttcttcctcctcctcgacTGGGGCggcttcttcctcctcctcgacTGGGGCggcttcttcctcctcctcgacTGGGGcgacctcctcctcctcgactggggcgacctcctcctcctcctcgactaGGGCGACCCCCTCCTCCATGACTGAGGCgacctcctccccctccagaaCCACAGGATCTTCCTCAATGATTTCAGGCTCATCCACCTCAggctcttcttcctcctccagaACCTCAGGCTCTTCCTCAATGATTTCAGGCTCATCCACCTCAggctcttcttcctcctccagaACCTCAGGCTCTTCCTCAATGATTTCAGGCTCATCCACCTCAggctcttcttcctcctccagaACCTCAGGCTCTTCCTCAATGATTTCAGGCTCATCCACCTCCGGCTCTTCTTCCTCCTCAACCACCTCAGGTTCTTCCACAACCTCAGGCTCTGTAAGGAAGTGAAAGCATTATGCAACTTAGCTGATAACTGAAAATGACACTATGTGATATATGTCTGATACATGTCTATGATATTGGCTGACtttttcctttaaaaaaaagaCAATTTCAATGTCTTCTTCAAGCTTACAGACCTGGTAGGGGAGCAGCAACTTCCTCTGCTTCTGTGGCCTCGATCACTTCTTCAACAACGGGTTCTGGTGCGGCTAAAGCAAAGGGATGCGGGGAAAGAGATAAGGGGGGTAGAGGGGAACAGTAAAGACCACCCTGATCGCAGTTGATCCTTTTACTTGAACTACGGCCTTATCTGGCATACTTCATAATTTTCTTCTCGCACAGAACATTCCAAATGTCTTACGGCACATTTAAGAAAGTGCACTAACTTTATGAGGTGACTTTCCATGGAGTGTCAATAATGAAAAAAAAGTGTATGCTCCTTCAAATATAGATTTCTAACCCGTAGCCCTTCAGAATAGAAACCGCTGACTTAAACCAtggtatgtacagtggggcaaaaaagtatttagtcagccaccaattgtgcaagttctcccacttaaaaagatgagagaggcctgtaattttcatcataggtacacttcaactatgacagacaaaatgagggaaaaaaatccagaaaatcacattgtaggattcttaaggaatttatttgcaaattatggtggaaaataagtatttaaaaatcctacaatgtgattttctgtttttttcccctccTCATTTTGTCTGCAAGCCAACCACAGAATGTGACAAATGAACTGAAGCAAATCGTACAATCTGGCCAGGTTGACGTCAAGATTTTTTAAAATTCGGTAACGTCACACAGTGCGGCATCTAATAATCGTAAAAGACGGAATCCGACGTACATTGCAGGAAGGCCTTAACAGCTCGTGACGTTGTAGATGGATGCTGTTGTCTAGTCAAGCCCACAGTTCAAATCCAATGAGAATAGTGATGAATAACTTGCATGTTTAAGCAATTAGGATACTGCATAAACATCTGACAAAGGGATGTTGAATGGAATTGTAATGAAGAAATTAAGTAGTAGGCTATGTTTGagtataaaaaatttaaaaaatggtcACATTGTTTATGTACAGATGAGAACAGTGTAGAAGATGCCTTTGTTGTATCCAGTACGGTGCTACTGGAgccttctcctgtgtgtgtgtgtgtgcgtgtgtttcatTACACACATTTCCTCTCATGACCTTTACCATCAACCAcagttaaggtgtgtgtgtgtgtgcgcgtgttttATTACACACATTTCCTCTCATGACCTTTACCATCTACCACAGttaaggtgtgtatgtgtgtgtgtgtgtacacgtgtagACCAGCAGGAGTTCTACCTTCTTCCACAGGTGCTGCAGGAGCCTCCTCTGGTGCTGCATCTCTGGTAATGACGACGGTAGCCTTCTCTTTCAGCCCTGAGGGTTTTACAAGTGACGCAGGGGGATGAGGACGACATGGCAACAGCTCTTGTTCAGGAGAAGTGCCTTTACAGAGACTACAACTCTGTATAATGTATACTGTATTT from Oncorhynchus keta strain PuntledgeMale-10-30-2019 chromosome 23, Oket_V2, whole genome shotgun sequence includes the following:
- the LOC118402206 gene encoding probable serine/threonine-protein kinase kinX isoform X2, whose protein sequence is MEVPIVKPTPVLEPVVVVEHTEEAKAQLASKNGKKPEVAGGSSFFTWFMVLALLGVWTSVAVVYFDLVDYQGVIANAKDLHIKLSETLQGQLSSYDADGDGDFDVEDAKVLLGLKEKATVVITRDAAPEEAPAAPVEEAAPEPVVEEVIEATEAEEVAAPLPEPEVVEEPEVVEEEEEPEVDEPEIIEEEPEVLEEEEEPEVDEPEIIEEEPEVLEEEEEPEVDEPEIIEEEPEVLEEEEEPEVDEPEIIEEDPVVLEGEEVASVMEEGVALVEEEEEVAPVEEEEVAPVEEEEEAAPVEEEEEAAPVEEEEEAAPVEEEEEAAPVEEEEEAAPVEEEEEAAPVEEEEAAPVEEEEAAPVEEEEVAPVEEEEEAAPVEEEEEAAPVEEEEAVPVEEEVAPVEEEEDAPIEKVEEVAQVEEEDAAPIEKVEEPAQVEEDVAAIEEEAAPVEEEVAEEAAPVEEVDSPTEEAVEEEAAEEEVAASVEEEVAVEEEAAPVEEEAMEEAEEAEEGPATEEDLVEETAADDSEQTEEAESEAESEETQQEEALREEYAEEEAEVDELEALMEELSQAEEQMEDEPTETQSLRSQRGKDD
- the LOC118402206 gene encoding probable serine/threonine-protein kinase kinX isoform X6 — its product is MEVPIVKPTPVLEPVVVVEHTEEAKAQLASKNGKKPEVAGGSSFFTWFMVLALLGVWTSVAVVYFDLVDYQGVIGLKEKATVVITRDAAPEEAPAAPVEEAAPEPVVEEVIEATEAEEVAAPLPEPEVVEEPEVVEEEEEPEVDEPEIIEEEPEVLEEEEEPEVDEPEIIEEEPEVLEEEEEPEVDEPEIIEEEPEVLEEEEEPEVDEPEIIEEDPVVLEGEEVASVMEEGVALVEEEEEVAPVEEEEVAPVEEEEEAAPVEEEEEAAPVEEEEEAAPVEEEEEAAPVEEEEEAAPVEEEEEAAPVEEEEAAPVEEEEAAPVEEEEVAPVEEEEEAAPVEEEEEAAPVEEEEAVPVEEEVAPVEEEEDAPIEKVEEVAQVEEEDAAPIEKVEEPAQVEEDVAAIEEEAAPVEEEVAEEAAPVEEVDSPTEEAVEEEAAEEEVAASVEEEVAVEEEAAPVEEEAMEEAEEAEEGPATEEDLVEETAADDSEQTEEAESEAESEETQQEEALREEYAEEEAEVDELEALMEELSQAEEQMEDEPTVRSVSSFHRNAEPAVSAR
- the LOC118402206 gene encoding probable serine/threonine-protein kinase kinX isoform X5, yielding MEVPIVKPTPVLEPVVVVEHTEEAKAQLASKNGKKPEVAGGSSFFTWFMVLALLGVWTSVAVVYFDLVDYQGVIANAKDLHIKLSETLQGQLSSYDADGDGDFDVEDAKVLLGLKEKATVVITRDAAPEEAPAAPVEEAAPEPVVEEVIEATEAEEVAAPLPEPEVVEEPEVVEEEEEPEVDEPEIIEEEPEVLEEEEEPEVDEPEIIEEEPEVLEEEEEPEVDEPEIIEEEPEVLEEEEEPEVDEPEIIEEDPVVLEGEEVASVMEEGVALVEEEEEVAPVEEEEVAPVEEEEEAAPVEEEEEAAPVEEEEEAAPVEEEEEAAPVEEEEEAAPVEEEEAAPVEEEEVAPVEEEEEAAPVEEEEEAAPVEEEEAVPVEEEVAPVEEEEDAPIEKVEEVAQVEEEDAAPIEKVEEPAQVEEDVAAIEEEAAPVEEEVAEEAAPVEEVDSPTEEAVEEEAAEEEVAASVEEEVAVEEEAAPVEEEAMEEAEEAEEGPATEEDLVEETAADDSEQTEEAESEAESEETQQEEALREEYAEEEAEVDELEALMEELSQAEEQMEDEPTVRSVSSFHRNAEPAVSAR
- the LOC118402206 gene encoding probable serine/threonine-protein kinase kinX isoform X1 — protein: MEVPIVKPTPVLEPVVVVEHTEEAKAQLASKNGKKPEVAGGSSFFTWFMVLALLGVWTSVAVVYFDLVDYQGVIANAKDLHIKLSETLQGQLSSYDADGDGDFDVEDAKVLLGLKEKATVVITRDAAPEEAPAAPVEEAAPEPVVEEVIEATEAEEVAAPLPEPEVVEEPEVVEEEEEPEVDEPEIIEEEPEVLEEEEEPEVDEPEIIEEEPEVLEEEEEPEVDEPEIIEEEPEVLEEEEEPEVDEPEIIEEDPVVLEGEEVASVMEEGVALVEEEEEVAPVEEEEVAPVEEEEEAAPVEEEEEAAPVEEEEEAAPVEEEEEAAPVEEEEEAAPVEEEEEAAPVEEEEAAPVEEEEAAPVEEEEVAPVEEEEEAAPVEEEEEAAPVEEEEAVPVEEEVAPVEEEEDAPIEKVEEVAQVEEEDAAPIEKVEEPAQVEEDVAAIEEEAAPVEEEVAEEAAPVEEVDSPTEEAVEEEAAEEEVAASVEEEVAVEEEAAPVEEEAMEEAEEAEEGPATEEDLVEETAADDSEQTEEAESEAESEETQQEEALREEYAEEEAEVDELEALMEELSQAEEQMEDEPTVRSVSSFHRNAEPAVSAR
- the LOC118402206 gene encoding aspartyl/asparaginyl beta-hydroxylase isoform X9, with protein sequence MEVPIVKPTPVLEPVVVVEHTEEAKAQLASKNGKKPEVAGGSSFFTWFMVLALLGVWTSVAVVYFDLVDYQGVIANAKDLHIKLSETLQGQLSSYDADGDGDFDVEDAKVLLGLKEKATVVITRDAAPEEAPAAPVEEAAPEPVVEEVIEATEAEEVAAPLPEPEVVEEPEVVEEEEEPEVDEPEIIEEEPEVLEEEEEPEVDEPEIIEEEPEVLEEEEEPEVDEPEIIEEEPEVLEEEEEPEVDEPEIIEEDPVVLEGEEVASVMEEGVALVEEEEEVAPVEEEEVAPVEEEEEAAPVEEEEEAAPVEEEEAVPVEEEVAPVEEEEDAPIEKVEEVAQVEEEDAAPIEKVEEPAQVEEDVAAIEEEAAPVEEEVAEEAAPVEEVDSPTEEAVEEEAAEEEVAASVEEEVAVEEEAAPVEEEAMEEAEEAEEGPATEEDLVEETAADDSEQTEEAESEAESEETQQEEALREEYAEEEAEVDELEALMEELSQAEEQMEDEPTVRSVSSFHRNAEPAVSAR
- the LOC118402206 gene encoding probable serine/threonine-protein kinase kinX isoform X3, translating into MAPKKNARGHKMKEAKAQLASKNGKKPEVAGGSSFFTWFMVLALLGVWTSVAVVYFDLVDYQGVIANAKDLHIKLSETLQGQLSSYDADGDGDFDVEDAKVLLGLKEKATVVITRDAAPEEAPAAPVEEAAPEPVVEEVIEATEAEEVAAPLPEPEVVEEPEVVEEEEEPEVDEPEIIEEEPEVLEEEEEPEVDEPEIIEEEPEVLEEEEEPEVDEPEIIEEEPEVLEEEEEPEVDEPEIIEEDPVVLEGEEVASVMEEGVALVEEEEEVAPVEEEEVAPVEEEEEAAPVEEEEEAAPVEEEEEAAPVEEEEEAAPVEEEEEAAPVEEEEEAAPVEEEEAAPVEEEEAAPVEEEEVAPVEEEEEAAPVEEEEEAAPVEEEEAVPVEEEVAPVEEEEDAPIEKVEEVAQVEEEDAAPIEKVEEPAQVEEDVAAIEEEAAPVEEEVAEEAAPVEEVDSPTEEAVEEEAAEEEVAASVEEEVAVEEEAAPVEEEAMEEAEEAEEGPATEEDLVEETAADDSEQTEEAESEAESEETQQEEALREEYAEEEAEVDELEALMEELSQAEEQMEDEPTVRSVSSFHRNAEPAVSAR
- the LOC118402206 gene encoding probable serine/threonine-protein kinase kinX isoform X8 translates to MEVPIVKPTPVLEPVVVVEHTEEAKAQLASKNGKKPEVAGGSSFFTWFMVLALLGVWTSVAVVYFDLVDYQGVIANAKDLHIKLSETLQGQLSSYDADGDGDFDVEDAKVLLGLKEKATVVITRDAAPEEAPAAPVEEAAPEPVVEEVIEATEAEEVAAPLPEPEVVEEPEVVEEEEEPEVDEPEIIEEEPEVLEEEEEPEVDEPEIIEEEPEVLEEEEEPEVDEPEIIEEEPEVLEEEEEPEVDEPEIIEEDPVVLEGEEVASVMEEGVALVEEEEEVAPVEEEEAAPVEEEEAAPVEEEEVAPVEEEEEAAPVEEEEEAAPVEEEEAVPVEEEVAPVEEEEDAPIEKVEEVAQVEEEDAAPIEKVEEPAQVEEDVAAIEEEAAPVEEEVAEEAAPVEEVDSPTEEAVEEEAAEEEVAASVEEEVAVEEEAAPVEEEAMEEAEEAEEGPATEEDLVEETAADDSEQTEEAESEAESEETQQEEALREEYAEEEAEVDELEALMEELSQAEEQMEDEPTVRSVSSFHRNAEPAVSAR
- the LOC118402206 gene encoding probable serine/threonine-protein kinase kinX isoform X7, yielding MVLALLGVWTSVAVVYFDLVDYQGVIANAKDLHIKLSETLQGQLSSYDADGDGDFDVEDAKVLLGLKEKATVVITRDAAPEEAPAAPVEEAAPEPVVEEVIEATEAEEVAAPLPEPEVVEEPEVVEEEEEPEVDEPEIIEEEPEVLEEEEEPEVDEPEIIEEEPEVLEEEEEPEVDEPEIIEEEPEVLEEEEEPEVDEPEIIEEDPVVLEGEEVASVMEEGVALVEEEEEVAPVEEEEVAPVEEEEEAAPVEEEEEAAPVEEEEEAAPVEEEEEAAPVEEEEEAAPVEEEEEAAPVEEEEAAPVEEEEAAPVEEEEVAPVEEEEEAAPVEEEEEAAPVEEEEAVPVEEEVAPVEEEEDAPIEKVEEVAQVEEEDAAPIEKVEEPAQVEEDVAAIEEEAAPVEEEVAEEAAPVEEVDSPTEEAVEEEAAEEEVAASVEEEVAVEEEAAPVEEEAMEEAEEAEEGPATEEDLVEETAADDSEQTEEAESEAESEETQQEEALREEYAEEEAEVDELEALMEELSQAEEQMEDEPTVRSVSSFHRNAEPAVSAR
- the LOC118402206 gene encoding probable serine/threonine-protein kinase kinX isoform X4, whose translation is MEVPIVKPTPVLEPVVVVEHTEEAKAQLASKNGKKPEVAGGSSFFTWFMVLALLGVWTSVAVVYFDLVDYQGVIGQLSSYDADGDGDFDVEDAKVLLGLKEKATVVITRDAAPEEAPAAPVEEAAPEPVVEEVIEATEAEEVAAPLPEPEVVEEPEVVEEEEEPEVDEPEIIEEEPEVLEEEEEPEVDEPEIIEEEPEVLEEEEEPEVDEPEIIEEEPEVLEEEEEPEVDEPEIIEEDPVVLEGEEVASVMEEGVALVEEEEEVAPVEEEEVAPVEEEEEAAPVEEEEEAAPVEEEEEAAPVEEEEEAAPVEEEEEAAPVEEEEEAAPVEEEEAAPVEEEEAAPVEEEEVAPVEEEEEAAPVEEEEEAAPVEEEEAVPVEEEVAPVEEEEDAPIEKVEEVAQVEEEDAAPIEKVEEPAQVEEDVAAIEEEAAPVEEEVAEEAAPVEEVDSPTEEAVEEEAAEEEVAASVEEEVAVEEEAAPVEEEAMEEAEEAEEGPATEEDLVEETAADDSEQTEEAESEAESEETQQEEALREEYAEEEAEVDELEALMEELSQAEEQMEDEPTVRSVSSFHRNAEPAVSAR